The Planctomycetaceae bacterium DNA segment GATCAAGCTGTCGCTTCTGATCGGGAGCGCTGATTTGTGGATGTTCGATGTTTTCAATCAGCCGACTGAGCTGCGTGTGCTGCGTGTCGATGTGAGTTCCCTGGAAGGCTCCCGGCAAGAATGCGGCCTGCCAGTTTTCCGAATCCTTGATCGGCAGTCCGCCCGGACACATGGCGATGAAGCCCGGCAGGTTTTGGTTTTCCGCTCCAAGTCCGTAAAGAATCCATGCTCCGGCGCTGGGGCGTGCCTGAACGGAATCGCCGCAGTTCATCAGCATCAGCGAAGGTTCGTGGTTCGGCACCTGAGCATACATTGACCGGATGACGGCGATGTCGTCGATGTGCTGAGCGGTCCGGGAAAAGATCTCACTGACTTCAATTCCTGAGTCACCGTACGGACGAAACTTGAACGGCGACGGAAACGCGGCTCCGGTTTTTCGTTCGGTGGCCAGAGTGTCACTCAGCCGCTGGCCGGCGAACTTTGCCAGAGCCGGCTTGTGGTCGAACGTATCAACGTGCGACGGGCCGCCGTTGAGAAAGAAATGAATGACGCGTTTGGCTTTCGCACGGAAATGCGGCCCGGCGGAATCGGCCATCCGATCATCGTCGGCAAGCACCGTGCCGAGCCCCAGAGCACCGAGGCCCAGTCCGGATCGCAGCAGGAGTTCACGTCGACTGACAGCCGCCTGCGTCAAGCGAACAGTTTTCATTGTCTAGTCCACAAACAGAAACTCGTTGGAACAGAACAACACCTGAGCCAACTGTTCGGCCGGACTCAGCCGCTGCGTGGTGTTGGTCGGAAAGTCGGCTTCAGAATCCCAGGCGGTGCCAGCGCCGGATTCGGATTCGGCGCCCGATGCAGCGGCGTCATCGCGAATCACCGTGTGCCAGAGGTATTGATCGTTGTTCAGCACAGCGTCGATGTCCACCACGAAATCAAGCGTATCG contains these protein-coding regions:
- a CDS encoding DUF1501 domain-containing protein; the encoded protein is MKTVRLTQAAVSRRELLLRSGLGLGALGLGTVLADDDRMADSAGPHFRAKAKRVIHFFLNGGPSHVDTFDHKPALAKFAGQRLSDTLATERKTGAAFPSPFKFRPYGDSGIEVSEIFSRTAQHIDDIAVIRSMYAQVPNHEPSLMLMNCGDSVQARPSAGAWILYGLGAENQNLPGFIAMCPGGLPIKDSENWQAAFLPGAFQGTHIDTQHTQLSRLIENIEHPQISAPDQKRQLDLLAKWNRQHESQRLDRRLEARIQSYELAFRMQSDASEAFDVAREPEHIRKLYGDHVHGRQTLIARRLAERGVRYIQLWHGAGQPWDNHENIEGNHRKLAAQIDQPISALLTDLKQRGMLEETLVVFGGEFGRTPTVELGGDGSPKLGRDHNHYGFSVWLAGGGIKGGTVYGATDEFGFRAEQNPASVHDLHATMLHALGLDHKQLTFRYAGRDFRLTDVHGEVIHDILS